A stretch of Bordetella genomosp. 13 DNA encodes these proteins:
- the pth gene encoding aminoacyl-tRNA hydrolase: MTDPIRLIVGLGNPGPEYETTRHNAGFWLADQLAGDLRTSFAFEKSFFGEVAKTRKDGENVLLLKPATYMNRSGQAVGALARFYKLAPEQVLVLHDELDLLPGQVKLKQGGGHAGHNGLKDIQAALGSPNFWRIRIGIGHPRTLNLAQQVADFVLHPPRREEQPAIDAVLDRCRAVVPAMLSGDFALATRQLHANNPA; this comes from the coding sequence ATGACCGATCCCATCCGGCTGATCGTGGGCCTGGGCAATCCCGGCCCCGAGTATGAAACCACCCGCCACAATGCCGGCTTCTGGCTGGCCGATCAGCTGGCCGGCGATCTGCGCACCTCGTTCGCCTTCGAGAAATCCTTCTTCGGCGAGGTGGCCAAGACGCGCAAGGATGGCGAGAACGTCCTGCTGCTCAAGCCCGCCACCTACATGAACCGCTCGGGGCAGGCGGTGGGCGCGCTGGCGCGCTTCTACAAGCTGGCGCCGGAGCAGGTGCTGGTGCTGCACGACGAACTGGACCTGCTGCCCGGCCAGGTCAAGCTGAAGCAGGGCGGCGGCCATGCCGGGCACAACGGCCTGAAGGACATCCAGGCCGCGCTGGGCAGTCCCAACTTCTGGCGCATCCGCATCGGCATCGGCCATCCGCGCACGCTGAACCTGGCCCAGCAGGTGGCCGACTTCGTATTGCACCCGCCGCGCCGCGAGGAACAGCCCGCCATCGACGCGGTGCTGGATCGCTGCCGCGCCGTCGTGCCCGCCATGCTGTCGGGCGACTTCGCGCTGGCCACGCGCCAACTGCACGCCAACAATCCCGCCTGA